From a single Labrenzia sp. PHM005 genomic region:
- the bhcD gene encoding iminosuccinate reductase BhcD, giving the protein MIIVPEKEIAGLLGRAEAFDAVESVFAAMSSGAAYNFPVIREAIGHADALYGFKSGFDRSSLALGLKSGGYWPGNADKGLTNHQSTVFLFDADTGKAKAVVGGNLLTALRTAAASAVSIKHLARKDANVLGMIGAGHQSAFQMRAAVEQRSFEKVIGWNLHPEMLSRLEETASELGLPFEAVELDQLGADADVIISITSSFDPILKAAQVTPGTHIACMGTDTKGKQEVEAELVAKATVFTDEVAQSSTIGECQHAIASGLISESDINEIGAVINGTHAGRTLDDEITLFDGTGVGLQDLAVASAVVDLAVEKGVAINVDF; this is encoded by the coding sequence ATGATCATCGTTCCTGAAAAGGAAATTGCTGGGCTACTCGGCCGCGCAGAAGCCTTTGATGCGGTTGAGAGCGTCTTTGCCGCCATGTCGAGCGGGGCCGCCTATAATTTCCCGGTCATTCGCGAAGCCATCGGGCATGCCGATGCGCTCTATGGCTTTAAATCCGGTTTTGACCGCTCATCCCTGGCGCTGGGCCTGAAATCCGGCGGGTATTGGCCGGGCAATGCCGACAAGGGCCTAACCAACCACCAATCAACGGTGTTTTTGTTTGATGCGGACACCGGCAAGGCCAAAGCAGTAGTTGGCGGCAATCTGCTGACGGCTCTGCGCACGGCGGCCGCCTCTGCGGTCTCCATCAAACACCTGGCCCGCAAGGACGCCAACGTTCTGGGCATGATCGGTGCTGGTCATCAATCCGCGTTTCAGATGCGGGCCGCTGTTGAACAGCGCTCCTTTGAAAAGGTGATTGGCTGGAACCTGCATCCGGAAATGCTGTCCCGTCTTGAAGAGACCGCATCTGAGCTTGGTTTGCCGTTCGAAGCTGTGGAACTGGATCAATTGGGTGCGGATGCAGATGTGATCATTTCCATCACGTCGAGCTTTGACCCGATTCTCAAAGCTGCTCAGGTGACCCCGGGAACGCATATTGCCTGCATGGGCACCGACACCAAAGGCAAGCAGGAAGTCGAAGCGGAGCTGGTTGCCAAGGCCACCGTGTTCACCGATGAGGTTGCCCAGTCCTCCACCATCGGCGAATGCCAGCATGCTATTGCAAGCGGGCTGATATCCGAAAGCGATATCAACGAAATCGGGGCGGTCATTAACGGCACACATGCCGGGCGGACTTTGGACGATGAAATCACGCTGTTCGACGGCACCGGCGTTGGTCTTCAGGACTTGGCCGTTGCTTCAGCGGTTGTCGACCTTGCAGTCGAAAAAGGCGTCGCGATCAACGTCGATTTCTAA
- the bhcC gene encoding 3-hydroxy-D-aspartate aldolase BhcC: MNAHTGFEKLEVGYDVPALPGMDAADIQTPCLVLDLDALERNIKKMGDYAKAHGMRHRVHGKMHKSVDVAKLQERLGGAVGVCCQKVSEAEVFARGGIKDVLVSNQVRDPAKIKRLAQLPKLGARTIVCVDDIDNVAELSAAATEAGTTLEIFIEIDCGAGRCGVTKTEDVVAIAKAVDAASNLKFTGIQAYQGAMQHLDTYEARKEKLDIAIAMVKDAVEGLKAEGLEPELVSGGGTGSYYFESNSGVYNELQCGSYAFMDADYGRILDKDGKRIDQGEWENAFFILTQVMSHAKADKAICDAGLKAQSVDSGLPFIYGRDDVEYVKCSDEHGVIADPQGVLKVGEKLKLVPGHCDPTANVHDWYVGVRGGKVETVWPVSARGKAY; this comes from the coding sequence ATGAACGCACACACTGGATTTGAAAAACTCGAAGTCGGTTACGATGTTCCGGCCCTCCCGGGCATGGATGCTGCTGACATTCAAACACCGTGCCTGGTGCTCGATCTTGACGCGCTGGAGCGCAACATCAAAAAAATGGGCGATTACGCCAAGGCCCATGGCATGCGCCACCGGGTTCACGGCAAGATGCACAAGTCCGTTGACGTTGCCAAATTGCAGGAACGTTTGGGCGGTGCGGTTGGCGTTTGCTGCCAAAAGGTCAGTGAAGCGGAAGTCTTTGCCCGCGGCGGCATCAAGGACGTTCTGGTATCCAACCAGGTGCGCGACCCGGCCAAGATCAAACGCCTAGCCCAGCTGCCTAAGCTCGGCGCCCGTACCATTGTCTGTGTCGATGACATCGACAATGTTGCCGAATTGTCTGCTGCTGCAACTGAAGCGGGCACGACGCTGGAAATCTTCATCGAGATCGACTGCGGCGCAGGCCGCTGCGGTGTCACGAAAACGGAAGATGTTGTTGCCATCGCGAAGGCCGTTGACGCTGCCTCGAACCTGAAGTTCACCGGCATTCAGGCTTATCAGGGCGCCATGCAGCACCTCGATACATATGAAGCGCGCAAAGAAAAACTCGATATCGCAATCGCGATGGTCAAGGACGCGGTTGAAGGCTTGAAGGCCGAAGGACTGGAGCCTGAGCTGGTCTCTGGCGGCGGCACGGGGTCTTACTATTTTGAATCCAACTCTGGCGTTTATAACGAGCTGCAGTGCGGGTCCTATGCGTTCATGGATGCTGACTATGGCCGGATCCTCGATAAGGACGGCAAGCGGATCGACCAGGGAGAGTGGGAAAACGCGTTTTTCATCCTGACCCAAGTGATGAGCCACGCAAAAGCGGACAAGGCGATCTGTGATGCCGGTTTGAAAGCCCAGTCCGTCGATAGCGGTCTGCCGTTCATCTATGGCCGCGACGATGTTGAATACGTCAAATGCTCTGATGAGCATGGCGTCATCGCCGACCCGCAAGGCGTTCTGAAAGTTGGTGAGAAGCTGAAGCTGGTTCCGGGGCACTGTGATCCGACCGCCAACGTTCACGACTGGTACGTCGGCGTGCGCGGCGGCAAAGTAGAGACAGTCTGGCCGGTGTCTGCCCGCGGCAAGGCTTACTGA
- a CDS encoding LysR family transcriptional regulator — protein MAYLESLRVFTRVVELGSITAGGRDLRMTPAVASKRIKELEKHLGARLFNRTTRSLTPTEVGKVFYEHALKALQSIDDAEAAVASFSDMPRGVLRVTAPLGAGRRIISPLVPKFVEQFPATEVHMRLSDRKVDILSDGLDVAFFIGTPEDSNLKLRKIADCPRVVCAAPDYLKKHGTPQTPDDLLSEQHNCLLLRYPHSPEYFWVLQTADGPKKLQVSGKYDADHSDVLTDWALNGYGIVNKPRFDVAEHLRNGDLVEILTETPPPPTIFGCLYPHRRLQDPKIRHFVDFIIKHADIGPGAS, from the coding sequence ATGGCCTATCTGGAAAGCCTGCGTGTATTCACACGTGTGGTGGAACTTGGCAGCATCACTGCTGGTGGCCGTGACCTTAGAATGACACCTGCTGTCGCCAGCAAGCGCATCAAGGAGCTGGAAAAGCATCTTGGCGCACGGCTGTTCAACCGGACCACCCGTTCTTTGACTCCAACCGAAGTCGGCAAAGTTTTTTACGAACACGCGCTCAAAGCGCTGCAGTCCATCGACGATGCGGAGGCGGCAGTTGCGAGTTTCTCCGACATGCCGCGGGGGGTTCTGCGAGTCACCGCACCGCTGGGTGCCGGCCGGCGCATTATCTCGCCACTGGTGCCAAAGTTCGTCGAGCAGTTCCCGGCGACGGAAGTCCACATGCGGCTCTCTGACCGCAAAGTCGACATTCTATCTGATGGCCTGGATGTCGCCTTTTTCATCGGCACACCGGAGGATTCCAATCTCAAGCTAAGAAAAATCGCCGATTGTCCGCGCGTGGTCTGTGCTGCGCCCGACTACCTCAAAAAACACGGCACACCGCAGACGCCTGACGATCTGTTGAGCGAGCAGCACAACTGTCTGCTCCTGCGTTATCCGCATTCGCCAGAATATTTTTGGGTTTTGCAGACAGCGGACGGACCGAAGAAACTCCAGGTATCCGGAAAATACGATGCCGATCACAGCGATGTTCTGACCGATTGGGCGCTCAATGGCTACGGCATCGTCAACAAACCCCGGTTTGATGTTGCTGAACATCTGCGCAATGGAGACTTGGTCGAAATTCTGACCGAGACACCGCCGCCGCCAACCATTTTCGGATGCCTTTATCCGCATCGGAGGCTGCAGGATCCGAAGATCCGGCATTTTGTCGACTTCATCATCAAACATGCCGACATAGGGCCCGGTGCTAGTTGA
- the xdhB gene encoding xanthine dehydrogenase molybdopterin binding subunit has translation MKHDKITEAAQTVSGAVHTNRRHDSAEKHVTGRAEYCDDIGEPQGTLHAYLGVSTVAHGLIKSMDLAAVLAAPGVVGVLTAEDIPGVNDISPTGLKDEPVFPTEKTEFHGQPLFAVVAESRNAARRAAELAAVEYDVLPHALDPVEAQEAGHPFVTAPLKLERGEVDPAFEAAENRISGQMQIGGQDHMYLEGQIAFALPGEDDDVIVHCSTQHPSEAQHMVAHVLGVPSNAVTVNVRRMGGGFGGKESQMNLFAAVAAVAAKKWNCPVKIRPDRDQDMTATGKRHDFVVDYDVAFDEAGRIEAVDGVFAARCGYSADLSGPVTDRALFHADNAYYYPHVRLRSRPMKTNTVSNTAFRGFGGPQGVVAAERMIEEIAYALGKDPLEVRKANFYGDASDGRNLTPYHQEVEDNILPRLIAELEESADYQARRDAIIEFNKTSTIIKKGIALTPVKFGISFTATWYNQAGALIHIYNDGSIHLNHGGTEMGQGLNTKIAQVVADALQVDFERIKITKTTTEKVPNTSATAASSGTDLNGMAALDAAEQLKTRLVAFAAEAWGVEPETIIFRNNAVQVGQEIVSFDDLVRKAYMARVHLSAAGFYKTPKIHWDRAAGKGRPFYYYAYGASCSEVSIDTLTGEYRVERTDILHDVGRSLNPILDKGQIEGAFIQGMGWLTTEELWWDKAGRLRTHAPSTYKIPLASDRPRTFNVNLADWSENRELTIKRSKAVGEPPFMLGVSVLEALSMAVASVADYRECPRLDAPATPERVLLAVERLKSKG, from the coding sequence ATGAAACACGATAAAATCACAGAAGCAGCTCAGACCGTCAGCGGCGCCGTGCATACCAACCGCCGGCACGACAGCGCGGAAAAACACGTCACCGGTCGGGCAGAATATTGCGACGACATTGGTGAGCCACAAGGCACGCTACATGCTTACCTGGGTGTCTCGACCGTCGCCCATGGTCTTATCAAGTCGATGGATTTGGCAGCTGTTCTGGCTGCGCCAGGTGTAGTTGGTGTGTTGACTGCCGAAGATATTCCCGGCGTCAACGACATCAGCCCGACCGGCTTGAAGGATGAGCCGGTTTTCCCGACGGAAAAGACCGAATTTCATGGTCAGCCGCTGTTTGCGGTTGTCGCCGAAAGCCGGAATGCGGCCCGCCGCGCTGCTGAGTTGGCCGCCGTCGAATACGACGTGCTTCCGCACGCGCTGGATCCTGTCGAAGCACAAGAAGCTGGTCATCCATTTGTCACCGCTCCGTTGAAACTGGAGCGCGGTGAAGTTGACCCGGCGTTTGAAGCGGCTGAAAACCGGATCTCTGGGCAGATGCAGATCGGTGGTCAGGATCACATGTATCTGGAGGGGCAGATTGCCTTTGCTCTGCCCGGCGAGGATGACGACGTCATCGTGCATTGTTCGACCCAGCATCCGAGTGAGGCCCAGCATATGGTGGCCCATGTGTTGGGTGTGCCGTCGAATGCTGTCACGGTCAATGTCCGGCGCATGGGCGGCGGGTTCGGCGGTAAGGAAAGCCAGATGAACCTCTTTGCCGCCGTTGCTGCGGTGGCCGCAAAGAAGTGGAATTGCCCGGTCAAAATTCGGCCCGACCGCGACCAGGATATGACCGCGACCGGCAAACGCCATGACTTCGTCGTTGATTATGACGTTGCTTTTGATGAAGCCGGTCGCATTGAGGCTGTCGACGGTGTTTTTGCTGCGCGCTGCGGCTATTCTGCCGATCTCTCAGGACCTGTGACCGATCGGGCGCTGTTTCATGCAGACAATGCCTACTATTATCCGCATGTCCGCCTGCGCAGCCGGCCGATGAAAACCAACACGGTTTCGAATACGGCGTTTCGCGGGTTCGGAGGCCCTCAGGGCGTGGTTGCCGCCGAACGCATGATCGAAGAGATTGCCTATGCGCTTGGCAAGGACCCTCTCGAAGTCCGCAAGGCGAATTTCTATGGTGATGCGTCTGACGGCCGCAACCTGACCCCCTATCATCAGGAGGTTGAGGACAACATCCTGCCGCGCCTGATTGCTGAACTGGAGGAAAGCGCGGACTATCAAGCCCGCCGCGACGCGATCATCGAATTCAACAAGACGTCTACGATCATCAAAAAGGGCATTGCACTGACGCCGGTGAAATTCGGCATCTCCTTCACTGCAACCTGGTACAATCAGGCCGGTGCACTGATCCACATCTACAACGATGGCTCCATCCACCTGAACCATGGCGGAACAGAGATGGGGCAGGGGCTGAATACCAAAATTGCCCAAGTGGTGGCCGATGCTCTTCAGGTTGATTTTGAACGCATCAAGATCACCAAAACGACGACGGAGAAGGTCCCCAACACGTCGGCGACAGCAGCGTCTTCCGGAACGGACCTGAATGGCATGGCGGCACTGGATGCCGCAGAGCAACTGAAAACCCGTCTGGTGGCCTTTGCTGCTGAAGCTTGGGGTGTTGAACCGGAAACTATCATCTTCCGCAACAACGCCGTCCAAGTCGGCCAAGAGATCGTGTCCTTCGACGACCTTGTGCGCAAGGCCTATATGGCGCGGGTCCATCTGTCTGCTGCCGGCTTCTACAAGACCCCAAAGATTCACTGGGACCGGGCAGCTGGTAAAGGGCGTCCGTTCTATTACTACGCCTATGGTGCCTCCTGCTCGGAAGTCTCCATCGACACACTCACTGGTGAGTACCGGGTTGAGCGGACCGATATCCTGCATGATGTCGGTAGGTCGCTGAACCCGATCCTCGACAAGGGCCAGATTGAAGGCGCGTTCATCCAGGGCATGGGCTGGCTGACCACTGAGGAACTGTGGTGGGACAAAGCCGGACGTCTGCGGACCCACGCGCCGTCGACCTACAAGATTCCGCTCGCCTCAGACCGGCCGCGCACATTCAACGTCAACCTGGCCGATTGGTCGGAAAACCGTGAACTGACCATCAAGAGGTCGAAAGCCGTTGGCGAACCGCCGTTCATGCTCGGCGTGTCCGTTCTGGAAGCCCTGTCGATGGCGGTTGCCAGCGTTGCCGATTACCGGGAATGTCCGCGTCTGGACGCACCTGCAACGCCAGAGCGAGTGCTGCTCGCCGTTGAACGGCTAAAGTCGAAAGGATAG
- a CDS encoding uracil-xanthine permease family protein, whose translation MSNASIGTPEQLRDPNYTPPLTKAIPLGIQHVLAMFVSNVTPAIIVAGAAGFGFGSNSPDFPELLYLIQMSMLFAGVATLLQTITLGPVGAGLPIVQGTSFAFLPIMIPLVAGKGVDGLAAVFGGVIIGGMFHALLGLFIGKIRFALPPLVTGLVVTMIGLSLVKVGIQYSAGGVPAIGTPEYGSLLNWSAALVVIFVTLGLKFYARGMLSVSAVLLGLIAGYIYALMTGMLTFDTIASSWSNASAFALPQPFKYGFEISAAAVIGFCLMGFVSAIETVGDVTGITKGGAGRDATDEEISGATYADGLGSTVAGLFGAFPNTSFSQNVGLIAMTGVMSRHVVTCGAIFLIICGLVPKVGGLIRTVPIEVLGGGVIVMFGMVVAAGVSMLSDVNWNRRNMVIFAISLTIGLGLKLDPGALQHMPDTARILLTTGLLPAAAIAIILNLILPDELSEEATEEVSGGMAGHGKGSLPAE comes from the coding sequence ATGAGCAACGCATCTATTGGAACGCCAGAGCAGCTGCGCGATCCCAATTATACGCCACCCTTAACCAAGGCGATTCCACTTGGAATTCAACATGTCCTGGCCATGTTCGTATCTAACGTAACACCCGCAATAATTGTGGCGGGCGCCGCCGGTTTTGGTTTCGGATCGAATTCACCTGACTTCCCGGAACTTCTTTACCTGATCCAGATGTCGATGCTGTTTGCCGGTGTGGCGACACTGCTTCAAACCATCACGCTCGGCCCGGTCGGCGCTGGGCTGCCGATTGTTCAGGGCACGTCCTTTGCGTTCCTGCCAATCATGATTCCGCTTGTCGCCGGCAAAGGCGTTGACGGGCTCGCCGCAGTCTTTGGCGGGGTTATCATCGGCGGCATGTTCCATGCACTATTGGGTCTATTTATCGGCAAGATCCGCTTTGCCCTGCCGCCGCTTGTCACCGGATTGGTCGTTACAATGATCGGTCTGTCGCTGGTCAAAGTCGGCATCCAGTATTCCGCGGGTGGCGTCCCTGCTATTGGCACACCGGAATACGGCTCTTTGCTCAACTGGTCGGCAGCGCTGGTCGTCATCTTCGTCACACTTGGGCTGAAGTTCTATGCCAGAGGCATGCTGTCAGTCTCTGCAGTCCTGCTGGGCCTGATTGCCGGTTACATCTATGCCCTGATGACCGGGATGCTGACTTTCGACACCATTGCCTCGTCCTGGTCCAACGCCAGCGCATTTGCCCTGCCGCAGCCGTTCAAGTACGGATTTGAAATCTCTGCAGCTGCGGTCATCGGCTTCTGTCTCATGGGCTTTGTCTCGGCGATCGAAACCGTGGGCGACGTAACCGGGATTACAAAAGGCGGCGCAGGCCGCGACGCAACGGATGAGGAGATTTCCGGTGCGACCTACGCTGACGGTCTGGGTAGTACGGTAGCAGGTCTGTTCGGCGCGTTTCCGAACACCTCCTTCAGCCAGAACGTCGGCTTGATCGCCATGACCGGCGTCATGAGCCGGCATGTGGTGACTTGCGGGGCCATCTTCCTGATCATCTGCGGCCTTGTTCCCAAGGTCGGCGGCTTGATCCGCACCGTCCCGATTGAGGTTCTTGGCGGCGGTGTCATCGTCATGTTCGGAATGGTTGTCGCCGCGGGCGTGTCAATGCTCTCAGATGTAAACTGGAACCGCCGTAACATGGTGATCTTCGCGATTTCCCTGACAATCGGACTGGGCCTTAAACTGGATCCAGGCGCACTGCAGCATATGCCGGATACAGCCCGGATCCTGCTGACGACCGGGCTTCTGCCGGCTGCTGCGATCGCCATCATTCTGAACCTGATCCTTCCGGATGAACTATCCGAAGAAGCGACGGAAGAAGTCTCCGGTGGCATGGCCGGCCATGGCAAGGGATCATTGCCAGCGGAATAA
- the uraH gene encoding hydroxyisourate hydrolase has product MAGYLTTHVLDTAQGCPGKGIKIDLYKITAAERVFIRSLVTNDDGRTDSHILPADEFKTGTYELEFHVGAYFDAAGIDLPEPKFLDVVPLRFGMSEEAHYHVPLLVSPFSYSTYRGS; this is encoded by the coding sequence ATGGCTGGATACCTTACGACCCATGTTCTCGACACCGCCCAGGGCTGCCCGGGCAAGGGCATCAAAATCGACCTTTATAAGATCACTGCAGCAGAACGGGTTTTTATCCGCAGTCTGGTGACCAATGATGATGGGCGAACGGACAGTCATATCCTTCCGGCAGACGAGTTCAAGACCGGTACCTATGAACTCGAATTCCATGTTGGCGCCTATTTTGATGCTGCTGGTATTGATCTGCCGGAGCCGAAGTTTTTGGACGTAGTGCCGCTGCGTTTTGGCATGTCGGAAGAGGCGCACTATCATGTGCCGCTGTTGGTTTCGCCGTTCAGTTACTCGACCTACCGCGGCAGCTGA
- the xdhA gene encoding xanthine dehydrogenase small subunit, translated as MNQRNEIRFLLNGRDVAVRDVEADATLLDFLRLERRLTGTKEGCAEGDCGACTVLVGRLLDGQLIYETVNACIRFVASLDGCHVVTIEHLKGEAGQLHPIQQAMVDFHGSQCGFCTPGFIMSLYALWMGNPEPTETQVETAIQGNLCRCTGYQPIIAAAMAANQYGTPAKDFLNAEREAISQRLADLNDGLRVVCGPEDNRAIVPASVADLADVLTEWPQATIVAGSTDVGLWVTKFMRPIGPAVFIAHLEELKSVTLSDTALEIGAGVTYTEVQDSIRSAFPHLEAYWDRIAGQQVRNMGTIGGNIANGSPIGDTPPVLIALEAEITLRKGKTQRTLPLEDFFIEYGKQDRAPGEFVEAITIPRPKANQRHDAYKISKRRDEDISSVAAGFNVTVENGIVTAARLAFGGMAGTPKRAAAAEAVLIGQPWNAATFAAAGKALEVDFQPLSDWRASAQYRITVARNLLQRFFLAHDDQTAEPVDLLSA; from the coding sequence ATGAACCAGCGCAATGAAATTCGGTTTCTATTGAACGGCCGTGATGTGGCGGTCCGCGATGTTGAAGCTGATGCCACACTACTCGACTTTCTGAGATTGGAACGCCGCCTGACTGGAACGAAGGAAGGCTGCGCGGAAGGCGATTGCGGGGCGTGTACGGTTCTTGTTGGGCGGCTCCTTGACGGCCAGCTGATCTATGAAACCGTCAATGCTTGTATCCGGTTTGTGGCCTCGCTCGACGGCTGTCATGTGGTGACGATCGAACATCTGAAAGGGGAAGCAGGTCAGCTTCATCCGATCCAGCAGGCAATGGTCGATTTTCACGGCAGCCAATGCGGGTTCTGTACACCAGGGTTCATCATGTCGCTTTATGCGCTCTGGATGGGAAATCCGGAGCCGACGGAAACTCAAGTTGAAACGGCGATCCAGGGGAATCTCTGCCGCTGCACAGGTTACCAGCCAATCATTGCCGCGGCGATGGCAGCCAATCAATACGGAACGCCCGCCAAAGATTTTCTGAACGCCGAGCGTGAAGCAATTTCACAGCGTTTGGCAGATCTCAATGACGGCCTGCGGGTGGTCTGTGGCCCTGAAGATAACCGGGCGATTGTCCCAGCGAGCGTTGCAGACCTAGCGGACGTTTTGACAGAGTGGCCGCAGGCGACAATTGTTGCTGGGTCAACCGATGTTGGTCTTTGGGTCACCAAATTCATGCGACCGATTGGCCCGGCAGTTTTTATTGCGCATCTGGAAGAGTTGAAGTCTGTGACCCTCTCTGACACGGCGCTCGAAATCGGAGCAGGGGTTACCTACACCGAAGTCCAAGACAGCATCCGCTCCGCTTTCCCTCATCTGGAGGCGTATTGGGACCGGATCGCCGGTCAGCAGGTCCGCAACATGGGCACGATAGGCGGCAACATCGCCAATGGTTCGCCGATCGGCGACACACCACCGGTGTTGATTGCACTCGAAGCAGAAATCACACTTCGCAAAGGCAAGACACAGCGGACGCTGCCACTGGAAGATTTCTTCATTGAATACGGCAAACAAGACCGGGCGCCGGGGGAATTTGTCGAAGCAATCACAATTCCGCGTCCGAAAGCCAATCAGCGTCACGACGCTTACAAGATTTCCAAGCGCCGGGATGAGGATATTTCTTCGGTGGCCGCCGGTTTCAATGTCACGGTTGAAAATGGAATTGTCACCGCAGCCCGTTTGGCATTTGGCGGCATGGCCGGAACGCCGAAGAGGGCGGCTGCTGCCGAAGCAGTCTTGATCGGTCAGCCGTGGAATGCGGCAACATTTGCGGCTGCGGGCAAAGCGCTTGAGGTCGATTTCCAGCCACTTTCGGATTGGCGGGCATCTGCTCAATACCGGATCACCGTTGCGCGCAATCTGCTGCAGCGTTTCTTCCTTGCCCATGACGACCAGACCGCTGAGCCGGTTGATCTGCTGTCCGCCTGA
- the xdhC gene encoding xanthine dehydrogenase accessory protein XdhC, translating into MTALSAQAAAFFDAESAIIRVELTAVRGSSPREAGTEMFVAPTVLWGTIGGGRLEQIAIERGRGMLEDNKLTETMDVPLGPEIGQCCGGHVSLRLTRMHTQDRREALQRIRAEENDQQHVYIMGAGHVGRALANVLQHAPVKCVLVDMRQEELQKCDAAVEKRLRALPEVDVFNAPPNSAFIVLTHDHGLDFLLTSAALELGHAAYVGMIGSDTKRAKLRSWCWTHCNGLTIDQLTCPIGATASRDKRPEIIASFVAAEVLTALTADQQVSRSREEAALLEAAQ; encoded by the coding sequence ATGACTGCGCTTTCTGCCCAGGCGGCCGCGTTTTTTGATGCAGAAAGCGCGATCATCCGCGTCGAATTGACAGCCGTTCGCGGTTCTTCTCCGCGCGAAGCGGGGACCGAGATGTTCGTCGCCCCAACCGTGCTTTGGGGCACAATCGGTGGTGGGCGGCTGGAGCAGATCGCCATCGAACGCGGCCGTGGCATGCTTGAAGACAACAAGCTCACGGAAACAATGGATGTGCCACTGGGCCCGGAAATCGGCCAATGCTGCGGCGGTCATGTAAGTCTGCGCTTGACCCGCATGCACACTCAAGACCGCCGGGAAGCCTTGCAGCGGATCCGGGCAGAAGAAAACGATCAGCAACATGTCTACATCATGGGTGCCGGGCATGTCGGACGGGCTCTTGCCAATGTGCTGCAGCATGCACCTGTGAAATGTGTTCTGGTCGATATGCGCCAGGAAGAATTGCAGAAGTGCGATGCTGCGGTCGAGAAGCGGCTGCGGGCGCTTCCAGAAGTGGATGTGTTCAACGCACCGCCGAACAGCGCATTTATCGTGCTAACACATGACCATGGGCTCGACTTTTTGCTGACGTCGGCAGCCCTTGAACTTGGTCATGCCGCTTATGTCGGCATGATCGGATCCGACACCAAACGCGCCAAGTTGCGTTCCTGGTGCTGGACCCATTGTAACGGTCTGACCATTGACCAGCTGACCTGTCCCATCGGGGCAACTGCCAGCCGGGACAAAAGGCCGGAAATCATCGCTTCATTTGTCGCTGCTGAGGTGTTGACCGCTCTGACCGCGGATCAGCAGGTCTCACGCAGCAGGGAGGAAGCTGCGCTGCTGGAAGCCGCGCAGTAA